From the Bdellovibrio reynosensis genome, one window contains:
- a CDS encoding sensor histidine kinase, with the protein MIDRLTKRLLLKVTVLYLSLLLVVIGSVLITISNKKQEFAISISNSVYNFAVTHDLRSVQRVIHPVIPSVFSMVEIIENTNSQLFKMGQASKFDIRIELNLYDLKFIFQYNVLNILYLILTFALILFMVILIFFYFERKKIDAEIRVQIKLKNAVVAESMARRLAHDIRSPLSALNAIVTAKTSIAGSTDIISAVVTRINAIADDLLIQYKKDTLSKQSDFPGESHTKKINIVPIIKNLLREKTALYADFNFELRTDNEEVLLEIEPESLTRIISNLVNNSVEASDQHKSVVIAINCFSDRTLITITDYGVGISGDVLETIGKKEITTKNNGNGIGLYSTFRQMEAWNGSCKVVSKPGIGTQVSLTFNSSASLKDTL; encoded by the coding sequence ATGATTGATCGACTTACAAAAAGATTGCTTTTAAAAGTTACTGTTCTTTACCTCTCACTATTATTAGTGGTCATAGGTTCAGTGCTAATAACTATTTCGAACAAAAAGCAAGAGTTTGCGATTTCGATAAGCAACTCAGTATACAATTTCGCAGTTACGCATGATCTAAGGAGCGTTCAGAGAGTAATTCATCCGGTTATCCCCAGCGTATTTTCGATGGTCGAGATCATTGAAAATACTAACAGTCAGCTTTTCAAGATGGGCCAAGCCTCAAAATTCGATATACGAATAGAGCTGAATCTTTACGATCTAAAGTTTATTTTCCAGTACAATGTTTTAAATATCCTGTACTTAATTTTGACTTTCGCACTTATCTTGTTCATGGTTATTTTGATTTTTTTCTACTTCGAAAGGAAAAAAATCGATGCTGAAATTCGGGTTCAAATCAAACTCAAAAATGCTGTGGTCGCAGAGTCTATGGCTCGACGTTTGGCACATGATATAAGATCACCTCTAAGCGCCTTGAATGCTATTGTTACGGCAAAAACATCTATTGCAGGTTCAACTGATATTATCTCTGCCGTCGTTACAAGAATCAACGCCATAGCTGATGACCTACTTATTCAGTACAAAAAGGATACTCTCAGTAAACAGTCAGATTTTCCCGGCGAATCACACACAAAAAAAATAAACATAGTCCCTATTATTAAAAATCTTTTGCGAGAGAAGACCGCGCTTTATGCAGACTTTAACTTTGAGCTTAGAACTGATAACGAGGAGGTGTTGCTGGAAATAGAACCCGAAAGTCTAACCAGAATAATTTCCAACCTTGTTAATAATTCTGTTGAAGCTAGTGACCAACATAAAAGCGTAGTAATAGCCATCAATTGTTTTTCCGATAGAACCTTAATTACTATTACCGACTATGGAGTTGGTATTTCCGGAGATGTGCTAGAAACTATTGGAAAAAAGGAAATCACTACGAAGAATAATGGAAATGGTATCGGTCTGTACTCGACATTTCGGCAAATGGAGGCGTGGAATGGTTCATGTAAAGTAGTTTCAAAGCCCGGCATTGGCACTCAGGTGTCATTAACCTTTAATAGTAGTGCGAGTCTTAAAGACACTCTCTAA
- a CDS encoding YcaO-like family protein, whose translation MASENELAIWTLINQEKIDFKVKVLNWPQLWGIDIHDCEVTIQSEGRFFSGRGTDKDKSIAINKATAEAIERSVLTHNHIDTSNGVAAHLSISEAKTAACSELIERDLFLSHYLTKKPYYEIPLPTVLKKEYDLFFTEISRNLLKTKSYFLGEINGVGVYATALFGINFKVPFGIEIGLGSSTDRTKSLEKSLIECFRQASNIIFHPTTINNITIDDFSKIDSPTFLDHGNLALNLDFYNSIAEYFNTEPNALIPPKNFKVDTIQYSILETGFSDLKSAPLKFAQAKCKDLQSLYLGIPKPNDINLGRLRLFSNNKNLNFIDLNLFPHPLR comes from the coding sequence ATGGCAAGTGAAAATGAATTAGCTATTTGGACGCTTATCAATCAAGAGAAAATCGATTTTAAAGTTAAGGTGCTTAATTGGCCCCAGCTTTGGGGAATTGATATCCATGATTGTGAAGTTACAATTCAATCTGAAGGTCGGTTTTTTTCCGGAAGAGGAACTGACAAAGATAAAAGCATTGCTATTAATAAGGCGACAGCGGAAGCAATCGAACGTTCGGTTCTCACACATAACCACATTGACACTTCAAATGGCGTCGCAGCACATCTAAGCATATCAGAGGCTAAAACAGCTGCTTGTTCGGAATTAATTGAACGTGATTTGTTTCTATCTCATTATTTAACAAAAAAACCATATTATGAAATTCCGCTGCCGACTGTTTTAAAGAAAGAATATGATTTATTTTTTACTGAGATCTCAAGAAACCTTCTTAAAACAAAAAGTTATTTTTTGGGCGAAATTAACGGAGTGGGTGTTTATGCTACAGCGTTATTTGGAATTAATTTCAAAGTTCCTTTTGGTATTGAGATAGGCTTGGGGTCATCTACGGATCGAACAAAATCGCTTGAGAAATCACTGATCGAATGTTTTAGGCAGGCTTCAAATATAATTTTCCACCCTACAACAATAAATAATATTACAATAGACGATTTTTCAAAGATCGATTCGCCGACTTTCTTGGATCACGGTAATCTTGCCCTAAATTTGGATTTCTATAATTCGATCGCAGAATATTTTAATACTGAGCCCAATGCTCTGATACCGCCAAAAAATTTTAAAGTTGATACAATACAGTATAGCATTTTGGAAACTGGATTCAGTGATTTAAAGTCTGCGCCTTTAAAGTTTGCGCAAGCTAAATGTAAAGATCTCCAATCGCTTTACCTTGGTATACCAAAGCCTAATGACATCAATCTCGGCCGACTACGCCTATTTTCTAATAATAAAAATTTAAATTTTATAGATCTAAACCTATTTCCTCATCCGCTTAGGTAA
- a CDS encoding MFS transporter codes for MNSKLGKNFFYYNIGQLVSSLGDVTAYIALSWWVLQKSGSALQFSMILAPVAAIQIFLPPLIAPLVDRYSRKAIMILCDVLRLFTSLSVFLMMHFDYFNISALVFISCLGAIFTAGFESSVAGLTKFLVSEKDLPSGMQTAQVFSGLKSFVNPAVSGTILGLYGPAMAVLFNIASYGFALLFNSLLELKGPILSKTSLTSKESFALWWKDLHAGFSSLFQAKVIFHALLLSATFQFMFSHLHVTLPVLILKERMLPAWNLGVVESALGIGAMVGAVTLGNGQKMLPGRLLWVVSFILAGASIFLLGFSKSLAIGVVVLFASMIFMSWLNIQFQTKISVAIPAQYVGRIFTFIGVFMSGTLPIGISMAGGLVEKYGASTVIASSGITAILLFPLIFLVPFLNTFLTKPNEELAGFIAEKYPQAFK; via the coding sequence GTGAATTCTAAATTAGGTAAAAACTTTTTTTATTATAATATCGGGCAGCTGGTTTCTTCTCTTGGTGATGTGACTGCTTACATCGCACTATCCTGGTGGGTTTTGCAAAAGTCTGGATCCGCGCTGCAATTTTCAATGATCTTAGCACCCGTTGCCGCGATTCAGATTTTTTTGCCGCCCTTAATTGCGCCTTTGGTAGACCGATATTCAAGAAAAGCGATTATGATTCTTTGTGATGTATTAAGGCTTTTCACGTCACTATCTGTGTTCCTAATGATGCACTTTGATTATTTTAATATTTCTGCTTTAGTTTTTATTTCATGTCTTGGCGCTATTTTCACTGCGGGTTTTGAGTCTTCGGTTGCAGGGCTTACTAAATTTCTGGTGAGTGAAAAAGATCTTCCTTCGGGTATGCAAACCGCTCAGGTGTTTTCAGGTCTAAAAAGCTTCGTCAATCCTGCAGTTTCAGGAACCATTCTTGGTTTATATGGTCCGGCGATGGCTGTGCTTTTTAATATTGCCTCTTATGGTTTTGCCCTACTTTTCAACTCCCTACTTGAATTAAAAGGTCCCATCCTTAGTAAAACCTCATTAACTTCAAAAGAATCGTTTGCTCTCTGGTGGAAAGACTTGCACGCAGGATTTTCATCCCTTTTTCAGGCAAAAGTGATTTTTCATGCATTACTTTTATCGGCAACTTTTCAATTCATGTTTTCTCATCTTCACGTAACTTTGCCTGTTCTAATCCTTAAGGAACGCATGCTTCCTGCCTGGAATTTAGGTGTTGTTGAATCTGCACTGGGTATTGGTGCTATGGTTGGTGCAGTTACATTGGGCAATGGACAAAAAATGCTTCCGGGTAGATTGCTTTGGGTCGTTTCGTTTATCTTGGCCGGCGCAAGCATCTTCCTTTTAGGCTTCAGTAAAAGTTTAGCGATCGGTGTGGTAGTTCTTTTTGCCTCAATGATTTTTATGTCCTGGTTGAACATTCAATTTCAAACAAAGATCTCAGTTGCTATCCCAGCGCAATACGTAGGAAGAATTTTTACATTCATAGGCGTTTTTATGTCTGGGACGCTTCCCATTGGGATTAGCATGGCCGGCGGGCTTGTTGAAAAGTATGGGGCTAGCACAGTCATTGCTTCAAGTGGAATTACGGCAATACTATTGTTTCCACTAATTTTCCTCGTACCATTTTTGAATACTTTTTTGACTAAACCAAATGAGGAGCTTGCCGGATTTATTGCTGAAAAGTATCCTCAAGCCTTTAAGTAA
- a CDS encoding periplasmic substrate-binding domain-containing protein, with the protein MNPFTIRKIIILTCLLTAGIFLSLGIKMTSTKISNRILRAATAHKSSARSLDTRRIHSASDALLLMNLYSPIIDVDNDGNYVPGLASKFYWRNGSLHIEFKRGFRSVDGKPVGAADALFSLKRLILDKNNTHGDTARILCPNWDGKKISDECPGLKIIEDTLIITPVEEYLGKILIPLLSSPDHRIIPENSVDPLSLEITDFRNTSGAYYVDKDSSDGKIVLRANMTSQLYSEDMPQLIQMVPYDYNSIVDLVREDKIDIIGPDFSYMPKMLNNLFEDHNDFTIFATEPIKVSTIFFNLKAMHDFTPEERAYAAFKFVENRRKQNIVNYGSQNTMQFFQFASAGSLTTDQLEQIEKMRLDAADYGQKFHPKRKMEFLASKSLIKNWGNFFDINSYFEPYLLDKGYLSYAPEDRPGDVFSGVTDVAFDTDYSLLSYNFSQLNFGLSAHEGKMWLDAFIKEKSPERSLALVNELHFSFLKKVAMYPHSVSPYTVIHKKDIRVEMTRLSATYNLWQVKMN; encoded by the coding sequence ATGAATCCATTTACGATTCGCAAAATTATTATTCTTACGTGCCTGCTAACTGCAGGCATTTTTTTGTCTTTGGGTATAAAGATGACAAGCACCAAAATTAGCAACCGTATTCTAAGGGCAGCAACAGCGCATAAATCATCAGCCAGATCTCTTGACACTAGAAGAATCCACAGTGCCTCAGACGCGTTACTATTAATGAACCTGTATAGTCCAATTATTGACGTAGATAATGATGGAAATTATGTTCCGGGATTGGCTAGCAAATTTTATTGGCGCAACGGAAGTCTTCACATCGAATTTAAAAGAGGATTTAGATCGGTCGACGGTAAACCCGTAGGGGCGGCAGATGCTCTATTTTCGTTGAAACGCCTTATATTAGATAAAAACAATACACATGGCGACACGGCGAGAATCCTTTGCCCTAACTGGGATGGTAAAAAGATTTCAGACGAGTGCCCTGGGTTAAAAATCATTGAAGATACTTTGATAATTACTCCAGTTGAAGAATATCTCGGAAAAATTTTGATTCCACTTCTATCTTCGCCTGACCATCGAATTATACCTGAAAATTCTGTCGATCCCCTATCATTAGAAATAACTGATTTCAGAAATACTTCTGGTGCTTATTACGTAGATAAAGATTCATCTGATGGAAAAATAGTGCTGCGAGCGAATATGACTTCCCAGCTCTACTCTGAAGACATGCCCCAGCTTATTCAAATGGTTCCGTACGATTATAATTCAATTGTCGATTTGGTACGAGAAGACAAGATCGATATAATTGGCCCAGATTTTAGTTACATGCCAAAAATGCTAAATAACCTTTTTGAGGATCATAACGACTTCACAATTTTTGCAACAGAGCCAATCAAAGTAAGTACAATCTTCTTTAATCTGAAAGCAATGCACGACTTTACTCCGGAAGAGAGAGCTTACGCTGCTTTTAAATTTGTCGAGAACAGAAGAAAGCAAAATATCGTTAACTACGGCAGCCAAAACACCATGCAGTTTTTTCAGTTTGCCTCAGCTGGATCATTAACAACCGACCAACTTGAACAAATTGAAAAAATGCGTTTGGATGCTGCTGATTACGGACAAAAGTTTCATCCCAAGCGAAAAATGGAATTTCTAGCAAGCAAAAGTTTAATAAAAAACTGGGGCAATTTTTTTGATATCAACTCATATTTTGAACCATATTTACTCGACAAAGGGTATTTATCTTATGCGCCAGAGGACCGGCCTGGCGATGTTTTTAGTGGCGTCACGGATGTAGCCTTTGACACTGATTACTCCCTTCTCAGTTATAATTTTTCGCAACTAAATTTTGGACTATCAGCCCATGAGGGGAAGATGTGGTTGGACGCTTTCATAAAAGAAAAGTCGCCCGAAAGGTCGCTAGCATTAGTAAATGAATTACACTTCAGCTTCCTTAAAAAGGTTGCCATGTATCCTCATAGCGTATCCCCATATACAGTGATTCATAAAAAGGATATTCGTGTTGAAATGACGAGGCTCAGTGCGACATATAATTTATGGCAAGTGAAAATGAATTAG